From the Anopheles merus strain MAF chromosome 2L, AmerM5.1, whole genome shotgun sequence genome, the window AAAAAGTTCGGCGGCTACGGCGGTGGCTTTGGACATCGCGGGTTCGGCGGTGGATTCCCGGGCCACGGTGGATTCGGAGGCGGTGGTTTCGGGGGCGGTGGGTTCGTCGTTGGCGGTGGCTTCATCAAGGGCGGCGGATTTTACGGCAAGAAATAAGTGAACCGAGAGCGAGTGCAAAATAAAGTTTAATTAAGAATACTACGGACGGTATGCTtcggtatgtgtgtgctgttttccTGCTTGGGGGGGGGTGAAGAAAAACCGGTCGGTTgtggtgttttttcttctttttttgcaaacccGTTGCCTTCCCATTTCGTTGAATGTTTTTATAAATGGCCATTCTCACAGCCGGGGCACACATTGCTTACCCTGACCTCCTACGGATGAAGCCGATGTGAGGTGAAACGATGCGCGAATGGAACCGTTCTTTGTCGTCTCATCTTCACAGCTGCGGCCCTTCGATGCTGCCCCATTggtgaggtttgttttttgtgcctCCCAGCTGTGCACTATACGCCATTCTTTACCATCAATTTATCATCACATGGTGTGATTCCATCAAAAATGTTTGGCTGCATGAAAAATgacttgtttttcttttccaaagCACTGAATGATACGACAAACGGTATGAAATTACGGTGGTAGAACGTTTGCTTTTGCTGGCGAGTCGAGCGAATCGAAGGCGAACAAGAATGTGTAATGAGATGCAAATTAGCTCCGTTTACAGCGCGCTTGGTGTAAACACGGGTGGGATGTAACGCGTCACTCATCGTCACTCGTAAAATTACTGATTAGCTGCATATGTAAGTAGCATCGATTTGGTACAGGAAGATGCTCGCGGAAGAACTAGTCGTAATTAGAATGGTTAAAAGTATCAATATGTAGGGATGAGTTAGAAAGGAAGCAAGTCCAACGAGGATGACTCAATTTTAGTTATAGAAGTAATTTGGTGCACACATACTTATTGGTATTCTTATTTTGATTAACAATCATTGCAACCTAAGGCTGCTCTATCTCCGAATATATGTGATGGCTGACTGTCGATTGACAGCAGGCTAATAAGTTCAAGCGACTATGGCTTGGCTTGATCCGTACGAGATGGAAATTATGGTTTGGCAAGTAAATACAGTCAATATTATacaagccggtctcatgggacagtcgtcaactcgtacgacttaacaacatgcccgtcatgagttcaagcccgaaatagaccgtgccgccatacgtaggactgactatcctgctatggggggaaatcaataagtcactgaaagccaaccccacaagtgtgttggcaggccttgaccggcatcggttgttgagccaaagaagaagagagattATACAAAAAAGACTGCTTCAAATATTGAATTGACACTTTTCTTACAAGAAAGCATGGAAGTATTAAGGAGATGGCAGAAACAATTGTCCAAAAAGCTCCTAAGCTGTCGAGTTCATAACGCCTGGTCAGGTTTTGTCGAGCAAgatttattaaatattatttaacgAAGAGGTGAACCACCTTTTATCCTTGTTTTGCATacaaaaaattcaaataaaaaaattcaattttgttgCAGGTCACAACAAAAATATCAATTGAAAaacttgtttaaaaaaagtacATTCAAACACTTTTGAGCGAATGCCGATGCAAATTCATGTATGTGGATGAGTTTACATTTTTAACTGTCTCCTTTGAAATTTTTCAAGATGTATATTcatttgattattttcaacTCATTCCTGCCAAAGATTGCGTTTCAATGGAGGAAACATTTACTAAACATTTTAGAACGTACTAAGTGACTGCagtagaaataaataaattaaatttacttaatattttttacaaatttctcaaaattttcaaaaaaaaaattaagcttTTTACCAAGAAGAAACAATGACAATGCGATGAATATACCATTTTAGAACAAACTACTTAAAATTCCATCCCGGTGCAATTTAGTACACCCAGGTTGATCGTATCGCTCAACTCTGACAGATacagctgttgttgttgtttaggAAAAGATCATCAAGCACGTGTCAGACGCAAGACAATGCTCACTAACCATGACTCGCTTACATGCACTTACGTACCGCTCACCTCTTTTCCTCCCAACCGACCATTGTACTATCACAAAAAGCACCACAACGAGCGCAATATTtgaaaatggcacaaaaacaaaccccgcTTCGGAAGGCTCCCGCCAATTATTTATTCAACGGCTCAAGATACAGATCAAACAATTGCGCACCCGTGTCGTACGGTGGCTCCACCCTTGTCGATGGCGTCTGCACGATAGTGCATGTCCACGAACCTCCCCCTCCCACTCGATCATTCAATTACCATCCTTAGCAGTTCAATTCCTCGGATGAAGCAAAACGCAGCACAAAACGCAACGGAGCGGACCGAAGACGTGCCCTTCATGGCCCAGCCGAGCGGGCGCGAGCGAGTGCTCAATTTGTCAGCGCCGCGCATCGAGATCATTATCGTGGCATTcattaaaaaggcaaaaataaTAGCATAATGCGCTATCGATGTTACCCCCGGACGATCGGTTGCAGCAGCCGTCCTTCGCGCAAAGATCAAATCTACGACGAGCCGGCATCTTGGGTGCGCAAGTGAACGGGATCGCCGATGCTGCCGGACTTTCGGTTGCCGGTCGTCGGATGTGATCGAGAGAATGTGCCCGCGCCCCCGGTGGTGACTCATTAACATTTTCACACGATTCGGTTTCTCGATACGTGCCTAGTTGGTATCGCCGCCCGGGGGGCAGGATATCATCCAAAGTACGtagttaaattaaataaattgaaaaaaggtTTTCTGTAACTCAGAGTGATTCGGTTTATGTACAAAAGCGAATTTCGGTTGCTGTTTATTTCCATCGTATCAACAAAGAACTGTGATATAACAGTGTGATGTGTTTGGGGCAGTTGAGGTGCTTCCGTTAGTGTGGAGacattctctttctcttcttctcgTGCGTTGTTTCGCTTGGCTTACTAGCCGCTGGAACCGCTCCAGCCGCTGCCACCGCTGGACCATCCGCTGCTACCACCGCCATAACCGCCCGACGGCCAGCCCTTGCTACCACCGCTCGACGGCCAACCCTTGCCCGACAGTCCGCCCGACGACCAGCCGCCCGAACCGCCCAGGCTGCGGCCCGAGCTCcagccaccaccgccgcctccGTATCCACCGCCGAGTCCACTGCCACCGGACGACCATCCTCCATGGCTACCGCCGCCGTATCCACCGCTACCGCCCGAGGACCATCCCTGGCTGCCACCGTATCCACCGCCCGACGACGGCCATCCCTTGCTCACGCCACCACCCGACGGCCATCCACCGAGGCTGCTGCCGCCCGAGCTCCAGCCACCTCCCGAGTGGCCACCGCCAAAGCTGCTGCCACCACCGTATCCGCCACCGAATGAGGAGCCTCCGCTGGACCAGCCCTTGCTGACGGGCCAACCCTTCGAGTAGCCACCGCCTCCGTAAGAGCCACCGCCTCCGTATGAGCCACCGCCGCTGGACCAGCCCTTGCCAAGTCCGCTGCCGCCGCTAGACCatccgccaccaccgccgaggCTGCGTCCGCCACTGCTCCAGCCTCCGCTGCCTCCGTGTCCACCGCCGCCGGATGAGATGATGATCACCTTCTTGCCACCGCCAtaaccgccgccgccgccactgctCCAGCCGCCACCACCTCCGCCGCTGCtccagccaccaccaccgccgcctccCCAGGAAGTTTCGGCCGTTTCCAGGTCAGCCGCGCAGAGAACCACCGCAACCAGGCAGCTCAGAACGATCGTTTTCTATGGCCATCGAGGGATAGTGATTAGCGGGTTGATTTGGCATTGCAGCACGGCATGGGATAATAAGGacgcaacaaaacaacgcCCTGCAATTGCCACTTTGATGTTGGCAATCAGTTTGAGCATTACAGAAATACTCTACTGAAGACAACGTTAGCAAATGAAAACGAGAGTTGTACTAAAAACTTCAGAACGAGTGCAATGGAACTAATAACAATTCTCCTTTAATCAAATCATCGAGCAATGCATTAAGACTGAACTAACCTAGAATTGAAACAGGTAAGGTAACAGGTTAGCGTAAAGTATAATGTAACTAATTTCCACAACGCATTTGAGCATCACATAAAGACAGAATAAGAGGCACAAATGATACAGGCAAGTAAAAACGAGAGTAGTACTAAAATCGTTCCAAGAGTGTTACGCAACTAGTTTAAATTAGTATTTAACTAACTTTCACAATAAATTGAAGGATTGCATAAAAACATTACTAAGACAGAACGGAACTCAGTTGATTAAATCCAAAAATGATACTAACATGTTATGTGCTAGTAGCACGTTACTTGTACTAAGTTATTCCTTAATCAGAAAACTACGATTAATTTTGAGATTCTGTGAAGACTTTGTTGAGACAAGTGAAGTTGAGAGTTGTACTAAAACATCAACATTAGTAGTTATATGTTCTATGTAAGCCATCTTCTACAATCAACCACTACCAGAGGAGAGAGATAGAACTCAACTAGAACACTTCTCAGAAACGAGAGTTGTACTAAATACTTCATGGCAGTAGTACGGTACTTTTATGAATTTGTATCTTTAAAAATCTATGACAATACAACCAATCATTAATTGATTTGTATATTAAACAATATCCAAACAAATTGAGGATTACACCAAAACTTGGCTGAAATAAGCCAAAACGACAGTTGTACTAAAAACTTTATCGAGTAACTTCGAACTAGTACACACAATCCACGATCAATTCGTAGAAGACATCAGTACAGAACTGAACTAAATCACTTTCCAGTCATTGTACTAAAGACTTGCATACACGAGCAATGCACGAAACTGCTATAGATtgttcctttaaaaaaaacttccacaGTATATTTAAGTTTAGTTCCACGTAATCGACGCAGGATACCCAGACGCACCTTCAACATCCTCGGATACGGGGATTGAACACACTCTCACACGCAACACTATAAAGTACACTACTGTACTAAAGACAACCGgttggatgctgctgctgctgttactcGGATGAACTATCCAAGTACACTATGCCGCTAGTTGGCGTCGGTACCGGCTTTTATAGTCAAAAAAGGGTAGCCGGGTTGAACTCATCGCCCGATGACTACCACCACCTGCTCGGTAGTGCCTGAAGCACACGCCACTTGTACCCCCTTGGGTTGCGCTGCAGATCAAGTCCACACCATTACCCCTCCACACTTCCCCGTTTCCCATTCACTCACAAACTGCAACAAAGAGCCTCCTTCGAAGACGCACGGCGAGATCAGGGCGAACTACCTGCGTTCACTTTTAGTGTACTCCCCCCACAGCAGCCCCCTAGCCCATTCAGCTGGCAGATCGTCATCattgccctctctctctctcgctctccacACCCGTGTGTATCGCTACAACGAATCCGGCTCTTCCAATGGGTGACTCGGGGCTCATCATCGCCGGCCGTTGGATGCTTCGAGCCTGAAAGGCTCCTCCACTCCTTCCTTATTGATAAAGCGCGCAATTGAACGATCGAACGACGGGCACCGAAATAAGAGAACATAATTATTTCCCTCAAaccagcaagcagcagcaaaaaaaaaaacgggtaaGTTTGTCCATCTTCAAATCCTGACCCACGCTCAAGTTCTGCACCCGATTGTACTGACCGGCCGGATCGATGGATGACTTTGCTATTCGCGGATCTCGCGCGATCGTTATGGATTATTTACGCAGTCAATTAAGAGGCGAGTACGGGGCGGCAGGGTGGTAGACATATGTTCCTGCCGCCTTTTTTGGGGGGTTTACcccgtcacacacacacaactaaataaatcaattatcTCTCCGGAGGCAGGAAATCGATCGGAGCGAACGATTTGAAACTGATCATCTCCGGGACTCTGCGGTCACGGAACGAACTGAGAgactaaaaaaaaagtgaatgtACATTATGcatgtaccaaaaaaaaaactgcatccCATGAGATCAAGGAAGTATGATTTCTGATTGATTTTGCTAAAGTTTGCCAGCTGTGTGCTATGGTTCTTTTTATCGACATCCTCTCGCATACGATCTTTTAGTACGAAAACGGTGATCGACACCCGTAAAATGGGTTTTTCTaaattttgcttcatttggAAAGAATAAATGATTGCGATCAATAATCACTCACCCGTGTGTAAGCACCGAATCAATTTTCTGTACAAAGCGTCTGGCGACTTCTCAGCTGTCCAATAGCTGTGCTTACACAGCCGTTCTAATTGCTCTAATTATACGCTTCTCTGAGCGTGTTTGGACGTTTAATTTCGCATCTAAAATGTATGTACGCCCCGAATTCCGTGCACGATCACGCGATTCTCGATCGCGATCCCCGCTTCAATGCATCATCGATCCCCGGCTTGATCGGACTGTAATTAAACACCTCCATCTGAACGAAGGCAAGCAAAAGCTTTCGGGTGCCTCGTTGGCAAATGATTTAATCATAATCGGGACGCACGCGCTGCTTATCGTGCCCTAGCGTAGCGCAGAGCGGAGAGCATTTAATTTGTACTTGCATTGATTCATTGGCAAAAATGGCACACGAACCGAACCGTTCCTGGGCCAGCCAaggctgggggggggggggggaggcaatGTTACGCGATTAGCTGCTGCTTCCAAAAACGGAGTTGCTCCAGTGCGGGCTTTGTCGGGAGGGGTGTGGTGTCGATCCTTTAAATGGatcatttatttttcgtttgctGCTTTCCGAAGAATGGAAGTACCTGTACTTTAGCAATAGGTACATTGCACAACCAAACTTTGGCCGGAGCCAAAAGCAAAAGCCAAACCGCGAGTCATGCCGCACAGCAAATGGAAGTTGCCATCCATCAGCAATCACAATGGTCGCGAAGAGAGCACCCAGTGCCACCAGTGTGAACGTGTGTACACACCGCGCGTACATATGAATGATGATGGGCCGGCTCAGCAGGATGAGACTCCCAAAGAAGGGAGCAACcgacaatacaaaaaaaaacacacaacattaATTTAATGTCACACGGACGGTTAAAGTTTGGATGGAGAACACAACATTTCGGCATTTGACGGCAGAATTGATCGCACCCCAAGCGGTGGCGGAGTCCTCCACCAGCCCGCGCACGGCCCGAAGATGATGGGCCTTTTGTTTCGCTAATGGTTCAAGTCGCCCGTCTCAAAGCCCTTACACCCTGTCGACGATCGGATAAGAGTGTGCGGTGGGGGGGGGCATCTTCGAACTAGGCAAAGTGTAAAAATTGCATTACCAGGCCGCCGGCCCATCAAACGATTTTAAGGTTAATTATGATTTGCCAATATAGTTTTCTTGCAGGCGCTCGCACAGCAGACCTTGGGCCTGAAGAGTAAACACTCGTACGTAGCAATGACCAGACCATGTAGGTATGTTGTGTTTTGatgaacatgaaaaaaaaaagatgcagaTTTTTATGGGAAAATACAACCCCCATCGGCACCCATCGGAAGAGTGTGGCACTGCACGTGCGCGATAAGATGATATCATCCGGCAAGCTAGCCCGCCGGAGGAGCGCATTAGCTAGACGGAGTTGCATAAACAGCTTGACACATTACGCTGCCCAGCTAGAATGGAATGCAGAAGGGGTTGGAAATCCCCTAGAAATAGTGAGAACGTTCCGTAAAACATCTTCCCCGGTAGGATCATCAATTTGGAACCAGCAAAGTGTCCCGCCGTACAacgattttcctttttctaaACGGTGCTTGTCATAAGTATGATGTGAATTGTATTGGTGGTTTGTGGTTCAGTATTACTTATAATAAGAGACACACAAACGAACTCTACTTTTAAAATGTAACCATTCCTATACAGATCACACCATTATTATTgatttcgtttcatttatcttGCCATCTGTTAACTGTAACTGTAACGAAACAGTTTCAAATACATCGGAACAAAAGATGAGACACGACCTTCGCCACACGCCAAACAGACGAACTAATGTGCTCCGATACGATACCGGCCAGGGCAACATCATTCACCCGCGTTCGGTTCCAGCAATTACCCACTCACAAACGCTTCCTAGTTCCGGGAACGATCATACGATCTGTATGTGGCGGCTTCTAAGACACGGTAAAGTGATCCTTAAGATGATCGCGAACGTGCACCTCCTCGTAGGAGCGTTCCCTCTTCACGTTGTTCAAACTTCAACTGAAGCGTGAGGGATGATTCTGGGATTCTAATCGTTTCTGCATGACAAAGTGTCAAGCATTCGTAGAGACATAATGTGTGAAGAGGTTCCTTATTATTGCTTAGCAAAGCGGGGGGTTATCTAGTTTTGAGCTCCGTTTCTTTTGTTAATTGACAAAGAGATGTTctaaaaacaccaaaaactgTATGCACACAAGtccataattttaaaatattaattacaAATAAATATGAATTAAGTTGCTCTAAGCTTGTCAGTATAACACCCTTACTTGTTTAGCATATGATAGAGCAAAACTTGCGATGTTGCGTACATATGACAATCTGCGTCAGCACGGACACGGTCACCACACGCACCTGAACGCACACCGAACAATATGTAAAGATAATTAATCACACTCCCTTGTTGTAACTTCGTTTACAAATCGCTCAACCAAAACAGGGGTGCATACACCGTGATGGGTGTCACTACTAGCGCTGGAAACAGTCGCGATCTATTCCTCCCAGCTGTGTTTTGTTGCGCTTCTTTCCCAACTCAGATCAGATGAGCGACGAACCATTAAGATAAGACAAGTGTAACGGGGTAGCAGATTTACGTATTCAATAATACAAATCCTTCAAGGTCACCCGTGGTAGCCGCAATATCTCCCGCTGATATGAAATAAATCATCACACGCAACACCGTCAGCAAGGTTTCGATTCCCAAAAGCTCATTGTTTGGCGTTTGGCAGACCCTCCaccacacaccaacaacaccaccacccgaAGAAGCAGGATGTGAGGTGAGGTggcaaattaattaaatcttAATCGCTGCTGTTCCCACCGCCACCGTGGTGCCGGAAGTCGTGAACGAGAGCGAGATGGAAGCATAAACACACTTTTAAAAGCTCCCGCGGGGTGGGTGATTATGGTGGGTGAGTTATAATTATCCGGTGGCAAACGGGCTGGGATGTGTGATGGTGAAACGCGTCTGATGAGCGATCGTATTTTTGCTTTCGattgatcaattgtgtattaaaaataaaacaccccACACTAAAGCTTCTTCGGTGCGGCAGCTTCAAGTTCAAGACGTTTCGGTGGATGATTGCAATAAAACTGCTAAACGGGTCATATTTCACCCAAGCATCATTAGGCTCATAAAGAGCCGCTCACAACGGCTGCTCTGTCCTTCTCAACGGCAGGGTGGTTTTGGCAGAATGCAGATGCACTGAGACGGTCAGAGAGACGGGATTTGCGGCTACATTTAATTGATTATCATCATCGCGATGGCGCTAATGATACCCCCAAGACATGACGGAAGGGCTTGGGTAGGCTAGCAggcagcacgcacacacacacgatacaCAAAAAGTTATACAAATTAAGACTGATGCCGGCATGAG encodes:
- the LOC121593538 gene encoding loricrin-like, with the protein product MLKKTIVLSCLVAVVLCAADLETAETSWGGGGGGGWSSGGGGGGWSSGGGGGYGGGKKVIIISSGGGGHGGSGGWSSGGRSLGGGGGWSSGGSGLGKGWSSGGGSYGGGGSYGGGGYSKGWPVSKGWSSGGSSFGGGYGGGSSFGGGHSGGGWSSGGSSLGGWPSGGGVSKGWPSSGGGYGGSQGWSSGGSGGYGGGSHGGWSSGGSGLGGGYGGGGGGWSSGRSLGGSGGWSSGGLSGKGWPSSGGSKGWPSGGYGGGSSGWSSGGSGWSGSSG